The window GGTGTCGCTTCTGCTCTTGAAGAATTGACCGCTATGAACAACATTCACTGGCTGGGGTCTTACCCTGCCGCAGAAATAGGAAAGCAGTAATGTCTCTGGAAGTCATAAAACACGAACCGGCAGGCACAGCCGACGCCGTTATCATTTGGTTGCATGGCCTGGGTGCTTCAGGCAATGACTTTGTCCCCATGACTGAGCACTTAAAATTTGCCAACGCGCAGGTTCGCTTTTTGTTCCCTCATGCGCCACAAATGCCGGTCACCATAAACCAGGGCATGGTTATGCCCGCCTGGTACGACATTACCGACATGAGCATCGATCGCCAGATAGACAGCAAACAGCTGCGCGAGTCGGCGGCTAAAGTACACGCCATGATAGACGAGCAAGTTGCTCAAGGCATCGACAGTAAACGCATTATCATTGCCGGGTTCTCACAGGGCGGCGCCGTGGGTTATGAAGCTGCTTTGACCTACCCGAAACCGCTGGCGGGTTTAATGGCGCATTCTACGTACTTTGCGACAGCCGACGATATTCAGGTCAATGAAGCCAATGCACAACTGCCCATTTTGGTTCAGCACGGTACCCAAGATCCTGTGGTTCCGGAAGTTCTTAGCCAGAAAGCGTGTGCAATTTTGAAAGAGAAAGGGTTCTCAGTGACGTATCAAACCTACCCAATGCCGCACTCACTGTGCTTAGAGCAGGTTCAGGACATGCAGAAATGGCTGGATGAGCGGTTTTAACCGCTCACCTAAGCTGGAATTAACTTGCTAACAGTTGCAGTTTATCCGCCCACGTAGAAGCTAAATTCTCGCCCCGCTCAAACGAGTCGATCATAATATTCACGTGACCGACTTTACGACCCGGTCGCGCATCCTTGCCATACCAATGACATTCAGCGGCAGCCGCTTCCCATAAAGCTTCAGGAATACCGGCCACGCCAATCACATTAACCATTAATGTCGGCGCAATAAGCAGCTCTGGCAGCGGTAAGCCGGTAATCGCACGAATATGCAGATTAAACTGGTCGCAATTAGCGCCGCTCATCGTCCAGTGCCCTGAATTATGAACTCGCGGAGCCACTTCGTTCACCAGCAAATGCTGGTTGTCACCCTCTCCAACCACGAAAAACTCTATAGCCAAAACGCCGACGTAGTCGAGTGCATCGGTCAGCTTTTTATGATGCTCTTTGGCTAACGCCTCAAGCGCTTTAGAAAAGTGTTCTGCGCCCGCCAAACTATAAGACAGGATACCTTTCGTATGAACATTCAAAGTCAGCGGGAAACAGCGCTGCTCACCTTTATGCGAGCGCGCTCCAACAACGGACACCTCATCGGTAAAGGCTATCATGTCTTCGACAATACCCGGGCGTTGTCCTGCATCTTCAGCAATAGCGGTAATGTCCTCGCCTGGCTTCCAGCGCCACTGCCCTTTACCGTCGTAACCACCTTTTGCTGATTTGATCACAACCGCATGGTCACAGCTTTCTAAAATAGCCGTCAATTCAGTAGTGTTCTCATAAGCTTTCCAGGCGGAAGTGGGAATATCCAGCTCATCACAAAGCGCTTTTTGCGTACGACGATCAACTAAGCCATTGAAACGCTCTGCTTTTAATAAAAACTTATCGGCCGTTTTAGCAACCAGCGCTTCGCCTAAGTGCTCGTGCTCCCAGGTGGTTACATCCGCCCAGTCATTCGCCTCGGCTAGCGTCATTGCCAAAGGTTGTTGGCTACCTAAAGCCATCACCTTATCCAGTCGGTCACTGTATAAGACACATTCATGCCCCTGCTGAATAACAGCTTTACCCAGCATTTGACCTAACTGCCCGTTGCCAAGGATCAAAATTTTCATTTTGGCAGCTCCAAATCTGAGTTCGCCATGACTTTTTCTTTCTGCGCTGTGCGGAATTCATGTACGCGTTTACGCACGTCGCTGTCAAAGCTGCCAATAACCTGAGCAGCCAACAAGCCCGCATTGGCCGCACCGGCATCACCAATCGCCAGAGTACCAACAGCGACACCTTTAGGCATTTGCACAATAGACAATAAACTGTCTAAACCTTTTAATTGCTTGCTTGGAACCGGCACACCAAACACAGGAATAGCCGTATAAGCCGCCAGCATACCCGGTAAATGAGCAGCGCCGCCGGCGCCGGCAATAACCACAGGCACTCCGTCTTGCTCGGCTTGTTCCATAGTCGACTTAAGTAAGTCCGGCGTACGATGCGCAGAAACGACCTTCGCCTGCCACTTTACGTTCAGCGATTCCAGCATTTCTGCTGCTTTTTGCATTACCGGCCAATCGGACTGGGAACCCATTAGAATCAATACCGGAGCCATGGTGTCACCTTTTATTTACTGTTTTGGATGTGCATCTGCATTTGGAAAGGCGGGAATTGTAGCTATTGGCGGGCGCGACTGCAAATTTACTGCGGATTTTTTAAGCAAGCTACGACTTTTTGCTAATCGCCTTGTTAATCCGCTAAGGTAGAATGCTATAAAACATTGCTAATGAGGTATTCCATGTTGCTTTCAGCCCAAGACTCGCTGCTTCTTATTGTCGATGCTCAGGAACGGCTGTTACCGGCCATTCACCAACGTGACGTTGTCACCTCACGTATGCGCTGGCTGGGCGAAATTGCTATGCAACTGGACGTGCCCATTTTAATTACCGAGCAATATCCCAAAGGCCTGGGCTACACCGTTAGTGCCTTGCAGGACATTATTGAAGCCGGCCGAGTGGTCGAGAAAACCCACTTCAGTGCCTTGAAAGAGCAAACCTTCCGCGATGTGCTCAGTGAATACAATAAAAAACACCTTGTTATTATGGGCATGGAAACGCACGTTTGTGTCATGCAAACCGCTATAGATATGCAAAATGCGGGTTACCAGGTCTTTTTGCCGTCTGACACGGTTGGCTCAAGACGCCCCACAGACAAAGAATGTGCGATAGAGCGCATGAGAAACTCCGGCATTGAAATTA is drawn from Idiomarina piscisalsi and contains these coding sequences:
- a CDS encoding ATP-grasp domain-containing protein; the encoded protein is MKILILGNGQLGQMLGKAVIQQGHECVLYSDRLDKVMALGSQQPLAMTLAEANDWADVTTWEHEHLGEALVAKTADKFLLKAERFNGLVDRRTQKALCDELDIPTSAWKAYENTTELTAILESCDHAVVIKSAKGGYDGKGQWRWKPGEDITAIAEDAGQRPGIVEDMIAFTDEVSVVGARSHKGEQRCFPLTLNVHTKGILSYSLAGAEHFSKALEALAKEHHKKLTDALDYVGVLAIEFFVVGEGDNQHLLVNEVAPRVHNSGHWTMSGANCDQFNLHIRAITGLPLPELLIAPTLMVNVIGVAGIPEALWEAAAAECHWYGKDARPGRKVGHVNIMIDSFERGENLASTWADKLQLLAS
- the purE gene encoding 5-(carboxyamino)imidazole ribonucleotide mutase — protein: MAPVLILMGSQSDWPVMQKAAEMLESLNVKWQAKVVSAHRTPDLLKSTMEQAEQDGVPVVIAGAGGAAHLPGMLAAYTAIPVFGVPVPSKQLKGLDSLLSIVQMPKGVAVGTLAIGDAGAANAGLLAAQVIGSFDSDVRKRVHEFRTAQKEKVMANSDLELPK
- a CDS encoding hydrolase gives rise to the protein MLLSAQDSLLLIVDAQERLLPAIHQRDVVTSRMRWLGEIAMQLDVPILITEQYPKGLGYTVSALQDIIEAGRVVEKTHFSALKEQTFRDVLSEYNKKHLVIMGMETHVCVMQTAIDMQNAGYQVFLPSDTVGSRRPTDKECAIERMRNSGIEIITSEMAAFEWLEKSGTDTFRHISRNWLK
- a CDS encoding alpha/beta hydrolase; amino-acid sequence: MSLEVIKHEPAGTADAVIIWLHGLGASGNDFVPMTEHLKFANAQVRFLFPHAPQMPVTINQGMVMPAWYDITDMSIDRQIDSKQLRESAAKVHAMIDEQVAQGIDSKRIIIAGFSQGGAVGYEAALTYPKPLAGLMAHSTYFATADDIQVNEANAQLPILVQHGTQDPVVPEVLSQKACAILKEKGFSVTYQTYPMPHSLCLEQVQDMQKWLDERF